The Oncorhynchus tshawytscha isolate Ot180627B linkage group LG02, Otsh_v2.0, whole genome shotgun sequence genome contains the following window.
GTTTTTATGTTGACACTGCCAGCGTAGTGGTCGATACAAACTATGCAATTCCTCTATTTCATAGCTACTACTCAAAATGGAGGCTACGAGGAGTCGATTTTATTCCTACCACTAAGCTGTGCAATGACCTCAGCCCCCACACGCAGCCTTCAAAGTTCCTTTCTCTGTAGACATAACTGAGCATGTGCCGCGGTCCCTAATACGATCATCCACTTGATGCCCACAGAGCCGTGCCCCTTTTAGAGCAACGACGCAAAAAAAATACAGAAGATCAAACGTATAAAATATAATTCAGAATTCCAGGAAGATTGTAGAAAGCGAGAAAACTGATTAGGTTAAATGACTGTCCTTACCAAAAACAATTAGCTATAACTAAATTCAAGATTTCCATTCACCCATCACACTGTTATTATAATATACTTGACAATCAAACATTTACACATCTGCAGAGAATAAATGACCAAAGAATTGCAAATGGCTCAGTTTCAAAAAAGGGGTTTATTCACAGCATCTGCAGCCACAGGTAGGCTGCAGCTTTTGCAATTTCACAATCCATTATATTGATTACTCAATATTGAAATAGATTCAGTGGAAGACATTCATTGCAGCTCACAGGTAAATTGTTAATCTAGGGCAGCGGAATGTAGGTAGACTAGGGAATGTATGTAATAACCTATGGTATTGGACGAACTTTGAACGAGTCTTTCTAGCTACCTCGTTATGTGTATGTAACCCTTTCAGATTTTGGTTATCAGTAAGCTTCTTTAGCATTTGTAAGTAATCATTAGAATGCTTGCTAAACCGTTGTGTGTATATGCCCATGAGTATGTTCCCATTGCACTCAGTTAAGCCAGGGGGTTCCTGAAGTTCTTCCCAGCAAAGACAGCCTTGTCTCCCAATTCCTCTTCAATTCTGAGAATTAACAGGGGGATAAAGTTTAGCACCACAAAGCAATAATACAATTGTTATGATGCCATATCTGAAAACCATGCTCAACAAGAAAGCCTTTGTAGCAGAACAAAAATTACAAGCGTCACAACATTGATTAGGCTGTAAAGGACATGAACCCTCACCTGAGAATCTGGTTGTACTTGGCCAGACGCTCAGAGCGGCAAGGAGCCCCGGTCTTAATCtggagaggaacagacagaggcAACATTATTTAAACAGCAATAATGAAGACCGTAACTAAAACGCAGTAATATGACTATATAATACAAATTGGTTTTTCAACTGTCATACTGTTGGTATTCAACTGTATTTCCTTTGGGAAGCCCCTTACCTGTCCAGTGCATAGGCCCACTACCAGATCAGCAATGAAGGTGTCCTCTGTCTCCCCAGAGCGATGGCTGACCATCACTCCCCAGCCACTTGACTGAGCCATCTTGCACCTGGACAGTGGGAAGAGAGGAGTCTTAGATATAATTTTCCAACTGTGTGAAAACATCTATGAATGTAAGGCTCACGTTAGACTTGCAACTGTCAGGCTATTTGACTTGCCTTGAATCATATGAGACACATCTCAGTTTGTTGACAGTTTCATGAATAGATCATGATTGTAATGCATATTTATAGTGTAATTACATCAACTCAAATCTCAGAAAAAGGCAGAAAATAAAAGAGGCTGGAGTTCCTCTTGTAGAAGTCATTATGGAGTAAAGGGAGGTTTAAACTTACGCGGCCAGAGACTCGGTCACAGAGCCGATCTGATTGACCTTCAGCAGCAGGCAGTTGCAGGCTTTGTCCTCCACGGCCTTGGTGATGCGTTTGGGGTTGGTCACTGTGAGGTCATCACCCACCACTTGGATCTCTGTGCTGCCGGTGAAGTTGGACCACGCCTCCCAGTCATCCTGGTCAAAGGGATCCTCAATGGATACCACTGTCAAAGAGGGGACATTGATCATAAGTGACCACATACAGAGAAGTCATGGTCCTGTACCTTACAGAGTAGACAACCAGAGCAAAGGACAATTGATAATTTTATGTGCGTAACTTTAATTTCAATTGCCAACTCAGAGCAGTCCTACAATAGGTATTTGAACCATACTATTTAACACAGTGCCCATCTCCATTATAGTGTACAATGATTGAATTGTGAGAATTAAAATACATATAAAGCTGATCCATCcagagacaacattacataggttttAAACAATTATCAAGGAATGACTAATAGGTCAACAAGAgaggacagaacacacacctgGGTAATCCTTGCAGAAGCTCTTGTAGAGGTCAGCCAGCTCATCAGGAGTGATGTAACGCTCTGGGTCATCAGGGGACTTGAAGTCTAAGTCGTATTTCCCATCCCTGTAGAACTCCGAGGCTGCCACATCCATACCGATCACCACCTCTTCTGTGTATCCTGCTTTGCTGATAGCCTCTTTGATCAGCTCCAGAGCTATGGAAAATTAAGCAGAGATAAACATTTGTTAAAATATGGTTAATTAGATATTGGCAGCACCTTGTGATCATGTGGGTACTACACAGgggtggatgaggtgagttttTCCCTTAATGTAAAGAGCTGAATCCAATCAAGTATCACAATATAGTTTTGGGCTGAAAATAAAACCCACTGATCCCGTCGCTCTTGTACCTTCCTTGTTCTCCAGGATGTTGGGAGCGAAGCCCCCCTCGTCTCCCACATTGGTGGCGTCCTGGCCGTACTTCTTCTTGATGACATTCTTCAGGTTGTGGTAGACCTCGGCCCCGATACGCATGGCCTCCTTGAAGGTGCTGGCACCCACCGGCAGGATCATGAATTCCTGCATGGCCAGCTTGTTGCCCGCGTGAGATCCACCGTTGATCACGTTGAAGGCCTGGGAAATCAGAAATCCACAATTTATTAAAATGACATTTcattaaataaaataattgtattatCAGTCCCTTAAGATCTTTTAACAAAGAGATGTAggtggagaaatgtaactacacAACAAGCTGTAAGacaagcagtggtggaaaaagtacacaattttcatacttgagtcattttcttttaaggtaagtcacccagtaaatactacttgagtaatagtctaaaagtatttggtttgaaaagtAACAAAAGTAGAATTATAAATCATTAAACATTTCttatgttaagcaaaccagacgacttgatttcaattattattattttaaccgactagccaggggcacagttcaacactcacacataatttacaaacgaagcatgtgtttagtgagtctgctagatcagaggcagtagggatgaccagggacgttctcttgataagtgcatgaattagacgattttcctgtcctgctaagcattcaaaatgtaacgagtacttttgggtgtcagggaaaatgtgagtaaaaagtacattttctttggGAAtgggagtaaaagttgtcaaaaacatAAAGTacatattttaacctttatttaactaggcaagtgaattccgaccaaattcttatttacaatgacagcctaccggggaacagtgggttaactgccttgttcaggggcagagcaacatgtttattttttttaccttgtcagctcgggatttgatccagcaacctttcagttactggcccaacactaaccaccaggctacctgccgccccacggATTCCCCCAAAAACTacctaagtagtactttaaagtatttttacttaagtacgttACACCACTGAAGACAAGGTGGCATGTGTGAGCGCACTTTGATATTAAATAAGAGTAAAATATGCCCTGTGCTCACCGGTACGGGCAGTATGACCTCTGGGTTCCCAGCGAGGTCAGCGATGTGACGGTACAGGGGGACGCCTTTCTCAGCTGCACCAGCCTTACACACCGCAAGGGAAATACCCAGGATGGCATTGGCACCAAACTTTGCTGATGTGTCAAAAACATGAAaaatttataagtgaaatagataagatatacagtgccttgcgaaagtattcggcccccttgaacttttgccacatttcaggtttcaaacataaagatataaaactgtatttttttgtgaagaatcaacaacaagtgggatacaatcatgaagtggaacgacatttattggatatttcaaacttaacaaatcaaaaactgaaaaattgggcatgcaaaattattcagcccccttaagttaatactttgtagcgccaccttttgctgcgattacagctgtaagtcgcttggggtatgtctatcagttttgcacatcgagagactgacattttttcccattcctccttgcaaaacagctcgagctcagtgaggttggatggagagcatttgtgaacagcagttttcagttctttccacagattctcgattggattcaggtctggactttgacttggccattctaacacctggatatgtttatttttgaaccattccattgtagattttgctttatgttttggatcattgtcttgttggaagacaaatctccgtcccagtctcaggtcttttgcagactccatcaggttttccagaatggtcctgtatttggctccatccatcttcccatcaattttaaccatcttccctgtccctgctgaagaaaagcaggcccaaaccatgatgctgccaccaccatgtttgacagtggggatggtgcggtcagggtgatgagctgtgttgcttttacgccaaacataacgttttgcattgttgccaaaaagttcaattttggtttcatctgaccagagcaccttcttccacatttggtgtgtctcccaggtggcttgtggcaaactttaaaacactttttatggatatctttaagaaatggctttcttgccactcttccataaaggccagatttgtgcaatatacgactgattgttgtcctatggacagagtctcccacctcagctgtagatctctgcagttcatccagagtgatcatgggcctcttggctgcatctctgatcagtcttctccttgtatgagctgaaagtttagagggacggccaggtcttggtagatttgcagtggtctgatactccttccatttcaatattatcgcttgcacagtgctccttgggatgtttaaagcttgggaaatctttttgtatccaaatccggctttaaacttcttcataacagtatctcggacctgcctggtgtgttccttgttcttcatgatgctctctgcacttttaacagacctctgagactatcacagtgcaggtgcattcatacagagacttgattacacacaggtggattgtatttatcattagtcatttaggtcaacattggatcattcagagatcctcactgaacttctggagagagtttgctgcactgaaagtaaaggggctgaataattttgcacgcccaatttttcagtttttgatttgttaaaaagtttgaaatatccaataaatgtcgttccacttgttgttgattcttcacaaaaaaatacagttttatatctttatgtttgaagcctgaaatgtggcaaaaggtcgcaaagttcaagggggccgaatactttcgcaaggcactgtactttcaTATGGGGCAAATATTTAGTAATTCAGCAGACGCCCTCATTCAGAGTggcttacagtcagtgcattcaactaaacTAGGTCAAACATAAGACAATATAAACAATAGTCCTCTGATGTATTCTAATCTGAAACAACTTACACTTGTTCTCGGTGCCATCCATGTCAAGCATGATCTGATCGATTTTCTCCTGCTCAACCACAGACACCTCCTGAGATGAAGAAATAAAAAGAGTGTTTGGCACATTCCACACTAAGGAACTAGGCCTGCATTAACTAGGAGTATGTGGAAGTGGAGTGAACACTAGACCTGCTTATCTTTACCAGGGTGGGAAATATCAAGACAATATTCCATGTCATTGCCGGAATAACAGCAACTTTTTAAAAGTATTATGTTCCTACCTGCCCAACGAGTGCAGGTGCAAGTGTAGAGTTAATGTGGTCCACTGCTTGTGAAACACCTGAAAGACCAAGGAAACATTACTGACTAAGAAACATGGAGACAGATGGGGGATTTGGAAACAAACAATTCAAGCAACATCAACAATTCAGTATGCTTTTTCAGACACAAACAAAATGGTCCTCAAAACAGTCAGAGCACTAATAATCCAATACGTTTTTTAGCTTCCTTGTTATCAAGCTTGGTGAATCATACAACCATTACTGTGACAAAGTGTTGGCTTCATGCACAAGGATGAGTACAGTAGTTATTAAGAGAGACAACAAATCAGTCTGCTTTCATTTCCAAAGTCATCAAGAACATACATCACACAGCAAGACAGGAAAGATGCCTTGGATAAACAATGAAGCTCATTTGTAAAAAAATCATGCAAAAGTGAGCAGTACTACTCCGTAGTTATCCAGTATGTCGATACATATGAATGCTGATTTGTCTAGCAAATGTTCAATGTGTATAAACCCTGTATGACTGACAGAGGGTGCTGTTTTGGTAGTCTCTCGAATTGTAAAAAAGCAATAAAAATGTCGACATTTGTTTTTGCCAAGGATATTTTATGATAGACACCTTAAGGCAGTGATATTCAAAGTCGTTTTCTAGActgccctaaaaaaaaaaaaaaaaaaaaaaaaaggggccCAAAAAATGAAGAGTACAGATTG
Protein-coding sequences here:
- the eno1b gene encoding enolase 1b, (alpha); this encodes MSILKIHAREIFDSRGNPTVEVDLYTDKGLFRAAVPSGASTGIYEALELRDNDKSRYLGKGVSQAVDHINSTLAPALVGQEVSVVEQEKIDQIMLDMDGTENKSKFGANAILGISLAVCKAGAAEKGVPLYRHIADLAGNPEVILPVPAFNVINGGSHAGNKLAMQEFMILPVGASTFKEAMRIGAEVYHNLKNVIKKKYGQDATNVGDEGGFAPNILENKEALELIKEAISKAGYTEEVVIGMDVAASEFYRDGKYDLDFKSPDDPERYITPDELADLYKSFCKDYPVVSIEDPFDQDDWEAWSNFTGSTEIQVVGDDLTVTNPKRITKAVEDKACNCLLLKVNQIGSVTESLAACKMAQSSGWGVMVSHRSGETEDTFIADLVVGLCTGQIKTGAPCRSERLAKYNQILRIEEELGDKAVFAGKNFRNPLA